The Alkalihalobacillus sp. TS-13 genomic interval TTGCTAACAATGATCCTTGATGATTCATTGCAGCTCGGATTGGTGTCCATGTCAGTTTCCCTTCCTGTATGGGTGATTTCTTATGTAACTGTTCGATTTTATTTCGGTCTTGGACTGCAATCGCCTTTTCCCAAGAAGGTTCGAAAATCAATTTATCAGCCATATCCCGTGTGTCCTTTCTATTCTTGAATTTTAATTGAAAGTTTCTGTTAATGATAATGAATTTTTGCGAAATTCCCTCCCTTTCCGCGGGAGTGTCGTAAATTTCCAAAAATTTTTTCATATAGAATCAACATCAATATAGCCCATTGAAAAAGAAAGGGGAAATCAAAAAGCACCCCTTTCTCGTCTTGATCTTATCCGACTTCCATTTCCAGTTCTTCAATTCGTTTTTCAAGATATTTTGTATCTTTTTGGGCATGGAAGGTTTCTGATTTTTCGACAATGACAGCTGTATTATACTCAGGGATTCCTGCGAATTGCTCATAAACCCCTTTTGGAATGAGTACATTTCCTTCCGGCCAGTGCACCTGGATGTTTCCGGGTTTCACATCAACAAATCGCGCTTTCCCATGGAATAATCCATGCTTGTTATAAACAACGATTGCATCCCCTTGCTCGATGCCGTATTTTTTCCCGTCTTCTTCATTCATCAAAACATCATAACGTTCCGCCTGATTGAACGGGTCCTGATCGGAATAGATCATGGAATTGAATTGCTTGCCTCGTCGCGTGGTCACATAAAAATGACCTTCTGCTTTGCGGAGCTCTGGAAGATCCATCGCGATCAGATTGCCCTTCCCATCAGGTGTCGGGCATACACCATCTTCACAAAGCCAGGCCCCTCCCCATTGGAATACATCACCTTTCTCTTTCAAATGCTGGATTCCATCATAATTCGGAGCCGCTTTAGCAATTTCATCACGGATTTCCTGCGCATTTTTGAAATCAATAAGGTGTGCTTGTTCTGGCTTTACTCGCTTTGCCAAATCCACGTAGATCTGCCACTCTGAGCGCGCTTCTTCTATTCGAGGACCTTTGATTTCCGGCGAAAAGTAAACCATTCGTTCCGTGGAAGTCGATGTTCCTCCTCCAGGCTGTTCATATCGCGTCATTGCTGGGAGGACGACCACAGCTTCTTTCGCATCAACGAAGGTGGAGGTATTGAAAATGATATCCTGATGCACACGTATATCAACACTTTCCAGGCATTGTTTGACAAAATCAGGGTTCGGCATCGTCTCGAGGAAATTCCCACCCGACATATAGTAAAGCTTCAATTTATGTTCATGCTCTTCTGGAAGCAAAGCATTTTCAAGGGACACACCGACAATATCACCTTGCCATCTTGGTATGGTATATCCCCATACCTTTTCAACACGATCAACGTTTTGATCAGTGAATCCACCGCCTGGAAGAACGAAAGGATCAGCACCCATCTCTCCAGACCCTTGGACTCCTGAATGCCCGCGAATGGGCATGACACCGCAATGTTCTCTTCCTAAAAATCCTTGTAACAGTGCCAGGTTGGCAACTTGCGAGACATTATCCGTGCCGAAGCGATGCTGCGTCAAGCCCATCGACCAGACGAATACAGCGGAATTTGATTTTGCCAAAACTATTGCAAGCTCTTCGATTCGCTCTTTCGATAGTCCAGACGATTTTTCAAGTGTCTCCCAATCATAGGACTGGACTTTTTCTTTCAGTTCAGCGAGTCCAGTGACATGCTCCCGTATAAAATCATGATTGATTGCAGAGCCGGGTGCTTTCTCTTCCATCTCGAACCAGTGTTTCATGATTCCATGCATGAATGCAATGTCCCCGCCAATGTTGACCTGGTAGACGTCATCTGCAATTTTGGTACCAAATAAAGCGGACTCAGCGATCGAAGGAATCCAATATTTCTCCATCGATGGTTCGTAGTAAGGGTTGATGATAATGATTTTCGTCCCTTTGCGTTTCGCTGCGTACATATATTTTGTTGAAACCGGTTGGTTATTGGCTGCAACTGAGCCCCAGAACACAAGGACATCGGTTCCGATCCAATCTTTATAATTACAACTAGAAGCACCAATCCCAAGTGACCTTGTCAATGCAGTTTTTGAAGGTGAGTGACAGATTCGTGAGGCATTATCGATGTTATTCGTACCTAAGAAACGCGCAACCTTCGCTGCCGTGTAATACGATTCATTGGTTATGCCACGTGATGTCAAATAAAATCCGTACTGTTTCGGTTCAAGTTTCTTCATTTTCCCTGCGATGAGGTCAAGAGCGTCATCCCAGGAAAGGCGGCTGAACTTCTTATCACCCGGTTTTCGGATCAATGGATAGGGGATCCTTCCTAGTTTCCGTAATTCTGTACTGCTCTTTTTCCTTAGCTCATCAATGTCTGCATGAATGACTTCAGGCTTCATCTCAGACATCGTATTCAAACGTAAAACATTTAACCTTGTTGTACATAAATGTGGTCCTTGCAACGTTTGGTCCTGTAAACCTGCAACTCCAAGGGCACAACCATCGCATACGCCCTGAGTCAAAATTCGTGTTGCATAAGGAAGATTGTCTTTGTTTTCCCATGCAACTTTTACCGTATCTCGTATGTGATGCGGCTTTATTTTACCTAATCCGAATGGAACCTTGCTCGCCCATAAGGATGGATCGGGACTCTTTGTCAGTTTCATCGGACCACTGTGTTTCGTCTTCCCCATTAATTTCACCTTCCCCCAATCAGCCAAAGATGACCAATTTTATAGTTTAATAGTAGTATGAAAGCGGATACAATTCAACATTGTCCCATTGTTATTAATTTATCGCTTGTGTTTATCGTATCAGATTCTCGGAGAAAATTGTCATTATATGTCCCTTCTTATAAAAGGAGTTCGGTTCAATACTGTTGAAATTAGTTATTAGATTACATAAAAGGAGTCTAGAGGAATGAGGGAAAGTTATAAACTGCGCAACGAGGATTGGCTGGAACGTGCCACGATCCTTGAAATCCAAAAAGCGATGAACAATGGTGAGCTGTCTTCACTGCAGCTTGTCAGTCGTTGTCTGGAATATATCACAAAAAACAACCATGCCGGGGCGAATTTAGATGCTGTACTAGAAGTGAATCCAGAAGCATTGCAAATTGCGGAAACTCTTGATGCAGAACGGAAATTGAAAGGGATGAGAGGTCTTCTGCACGGGGTCCCGGTCCTTTTAAAAGATAATATCGGAACAGCAGACTTGATGCATACGAGCGCCGGATCACTTGCACTCGCGGATCACTATGCGGAAGAAGATGCAACAGTCGCACGGAAACTCCGTGAAGCAGGTGCAGTCATTTTAGGGAAAGCGAATATGACGGAGTGGGCGAACTTCATGAGCCTGTCGATGAAAAATGGGTACAGCTCCAGAGGCGGGCAGGTGCTGAATCCGTATGGGAGTCATTTTGATGTCGGTGGTTCAAGCTCTGGCTCGGCGGTTGCCGTTTCAGCGCATTTCTCAACGCTTGCCATCGGTACCGAAACGTCCGGCTCAATCCTTAGCCCTGCCAGTCAGAATAATGTGGTCGGGATTAAGCCGACAGTGGGGCTTATCAGCCGTGCAGGAATCATCCCGTTGTCACACAGTCAAGATACAGCAGGACCGATTGCACGTTCTGTAACTGATGCAGCAATCTTGTTAGGGGCATTAACAGGGCAGGATCAGAAAGATACGATCACCCAAACAAGCATTGAGCGGAGCTATCACGACTACACGTCTTTCTTGAATGCAAATGCGCTTCATGGCGCAAGAATCGGGGTAGCCCATTCCCTCTATATCGATATTCTCCCTGATCCGCAACGGAAGGTGATGGACAACGCGATCGAGCATATTCGGGAGGCAGGCGCTACCATCATTGAACTTGAATCGATTTCTCCGATGGAGTCCGATCATACGTGGGATTACAACGTCCTGAAGTATGAATTCAAATCTGATCTGAATGCGTATTTAAGTAAACTGCCATCCATCTCTCCGGTTCACTCTTTATCAGATGTGATCCGGTTTAATGAGGAGCATCAAAATCGTGCATTGAAATATGGCCAAGATATCCTGATTGAATCAGATAAGACATCAGGTACATTGACAGAACCGGATTATATTGAGAGTCGATTACGTGATCTACAACTTTCCCGGACAAGGGGAATTGATGTGGTAATGGCAGAACATCAACTGGATGCCCTTCTTTTCCCTAATTCAAACGGCGCAGGGGTCACCGCTAAGGCAGGTTACCCATCCATCGCTGTACCTGGAGGCTTTACAGAAGAGGGGAAGCCTGTAGGCGTAGTATTCTCAGGTCTTGCATTCAGTGAACCTTCCTTGATTGGTCTGGCATATGCGTATGAACAAGCGACGAAACATCGTAAAGCACCTGAGCTGACATGAGGAGACTTCTTTTTTTGAAGTCTCCTATTTTTTGCATATTAGGTTTTTGTAGATAGATCCTCCACTTTTGTAGATAATTTCGGTTATTTGTAGGTAATTTCATGTTTTTGTAATTTATGCCTTGTTTTTGTGGATAGCCACGCTTTTTTTGTAGTTATGGTGCACAGGTGTTCGGAAATTAGGTGTGAAAGCCTGAAAAGTAGTCCTTTTTCTTAATCTAGAGGTGGATTTTTCCGTTTAAAAAGGAAGGGCTGTCCTAAAAGAAAAGTGTCAGACACCTCCAACACAACATTTTGAATCAAAACCACGATTTTTCTCAAAATGTTGTTAAGTTCGGAGAGACTCAGACACTTTTGGGACAGCCCCTTATCTGCTTCTGGTATTCAACTAGTTGGCATAACGGAAGAGAACCCTGTTTACCCCATACTTAGTCAAAAATCGATGGAATCTTCTGCTCACTTCATAGCACTTCAATCCTATCATCAACATTGATTGTGCCGGTCTTTTTTACCGATGCATAAACACCGAAGATCTGTTTGTTTTCCTTGACGACGGTCTTTAGGACGTTTGTATCGACTTCCTGGGTTTTGGCGTCTACATTGACATAGGCACAACGTTCACAGCCTTTTTCAACATGCAGGATTACATCATTTATCTTGATGTCTTTGCCGATCCATGACTCTTCTGCAAAAGGCTTTGCCTCCCCAAGATCCATAACCAGGTTCGGTCGGAAACGCAGCATATCCATTTCCTCCCGGTTACATAACTTTTTCAGTTCTTTCAACGATTCCTTGTACGTAAGTAATAACGGCGAATCCCAATATGACGGTCCTGGGCCTTCCGGGTCTGTATGTACCAAAGAGATACTCATCCCTGCTTTATCCTCGAGATCTTTATGTACTTTCAGGTTACCCTCCTCAAAACGCTCGCCTTCTTTTATAAATACGAGTGTGCCCTCTTCTTCTAGTTTCACATCGTACTCTAATAGAAAAGGTGAATCTGAGATGGTCAGATGGCTTCCTGGCTTATTATTCTTTTCCCATGCGAATATCCGGTCCCCCTCCACCCCATAATCATGGACTCGGATTGCTGATAAAAATTCCCCTTGCATGGATTTTACGGGATAACGGATCAATTCTTTCACTGTACCTGCATGCATATTGAATGACCTCCGATTTTTTTCTTTAATGTTAACTATACGGAACATCTTTACGAATTCCTTTAACATTAGGTTCTGTTAGTTTATATATTTGATTTTTGTGAAATTCACTCCCTTTCAGCGGGCAAACGAAAAGCGGAAGCGACCTGATTAGTCACGTAGGTCAATGGAAAACGGACGGGGAGGCTGTCGCCGTCGCAGGAAGGTTGAAGTGATCCAAGTGACTGGTCGCTGAGCTAGACACCACTTCCTTGCATTTACCTACTTCCGCGAGCTTCGACGTTCACCATAGAACGTACTTTTTGTACAGGATGTACTGACTTCGACGTTCACCATAGGACGTGGTGGTATTTAGTCGAAGTTCATTATTATAGTCGAAGATCCTTTTAAAAACAGTGGGATCTTGCTTAGCTCGCTTTTCCCGCAGGAGTGTCGCAAATTTCTTAAAATCTACAGAGGGTGTTAACAAGTCCTAAAATACAAAAAGATCGCTCCATAGAAAGAAGCGATCCGCGTATAATCATGATTGTAACCGTTGCTGGAATTTTTGAACTGGTGGCGCGAACAATTGGACAAGTGGACCAATCGTGAATGTGACGATCAACGTCCCTAATCCTATAGGACCGCTGAAAAGAAAAGCAACAACGAGGGCAGACAATTCTCCGATCGTTTTTGCAACACCCATACTGACACCCAGTCGTTCCTGGATTGCCAACATAAGTTTATCAATCGGGATGAGCGGGAATTTCGCTTGCAAATAAACAGAAATTCCAAAAGCTATTATCACCATCCCGACTACGAATATGATGATTTGTTGAACTAATCCACTCGTATTGAATTGATCAAAAACCAAGAGCAGCCAGCTGTCAATGAATACTCCTGCTAAAAAGATCGTAATGACAGCAAGAACGTCAGGACGTGTTCGTAAAAGGATTGCATTCAATATGATCAACACAATGCCCACAATGAACACCCAGCTTCCGACGGTCAAACCAATCGTTTTCGAGAGACCGACATTGAGGGCATCCCAGGCACCTGTTCCTAATTCTGCTTTTATCGTTAAACTAACCCCAAGTGATATCAAACTTAGGCCAAGCACAAAACTTATCAAACGTATGATGAATGATTTCATGATGTCTCCCCCAACTTGAAAATTCATTAATCCATCATACCACGTTTGGCTTGAAGAAGGAATCACTCTATTGCATTCCTCATCCTGATCATCGAAAAGCTTAACGTGGAGCTCGGAATTTCATATCTTAAGGATTTCAAAGTCGGTAGACACCGTATTTCGATCCCTTCTTTTTCAAGCAGCTGAGGCAACCTTTCCAGCCTTTGGACAGAGGTAGGAACCACCGTTGAACGGGAGGTGTAATAACCTGCGTTACGATCAAAACACTTAAACGAATCCCCACCAAACGTATATTGATAGAGAACCCCACTCTTCAACCGCTCCACCCAGCGATTTTCAATTACAATGACCATCCTTGTATCCACGTTGAACGTCTGGGTATCTTCAGTTTTGGTGCGAACGTTTTTCCAAAATGCGATCCGTGGACAGTTTCTCGGGAACAGATAGAGAGGGCTGTGCGCTCTGTCTATCGCCCAAACATAAGGCGGCTCCTCCGGAAAAGATGGTGATTTTCGCGGTTGGAACTCCTTGATTTGCCCCTCTTCGCTAAAGTGGTAATATTCGCTCAAGCTTCTCTTTCCTCAATCGTCGAAAGATGTTCAGAACAATTGAGAAGCTTAATATCCCACTTTTCATCAACAAACTGGAAAATTGATACGGATGTATTACCAAAACGGCATCTTTCAAAATCATTTTTCAAGTGTTTCAACAAATGATTGAGTAGAGCGCCATGGCTGACCACGATGATCCGCTCGTTAGGATGTTTAAGCAGCACCTCATCCATGAAGGACCGAATTCTTGCGACAATGCTTTCTTCTTTTTCAAATTTAAGGTCAAGATCCTTCCAGTTCTCGCCCCACCGTTCAATCCGCTCCTCCTCATTCGTGCCTTCCATTTCTCCCCAATGCAGTTCCCGAAGTCTTTCATCCGTTTGTACTGGAAGGTTCAGAACCTCCCCGACTGCTTCTGCTGTCGTTTTTGCTCGGCTCAGGTCACTCGAGTAGATCGTATCCCATTCTCCTCCTTCAAATCGACGGCCTAATGCTTTCGCTTGCATTATTCCTTCTTCATTAAGAGGAATATCTGATTGCCCTTGAGCTCTCGCTTCTAGATTCCAATTTGTAACCCCATGTCTGATGAATGCGATTGTTGTCATATTGAACCCTCCCTGAAAAATTAGCAGAATCGTTATATTCTCTGTTGAATAGCCAATCCCTTTTATTTATTTTAAAGGCTTTGTTAAAGAATGATGTTGATTTCTTCGAAATTCACTCCCTTTCCGCGGGCAAACGAAAAGCGGAAGCGACCCGATTAGTCACGTAGGTCACTGGAAAACTAACGAAGAGGCTGTCAACGCCGGAGGAAGTTTGAAGTGATCCAAGTGACTGGTCGCTGAGCTAGACACCCCTTCTTGCATTTACCTACTTCCGCGAGCTTCGACGTTCACCATAGGACGTGGTGGTATTTAGTCGAAGTTCATTATTATAATCGAAGATCCTTTTGATAACAGCGGGGTCTCACCTGGCTCGCTGTTCCCGCAGGAGTGTCGTGAATTTCGTTTGAAATCAACAACGAAGATTAACAAAGCCATTTTATCCAAAGTTTCCTTATGGAGCCACAGGATTTCTTTTATCAGGAGTGCAATGGGAGGAAGCCCCTCTTCGGACAATGATTCGGGTAGGCTTCCGTTTTTCCCTCTTACAAAACCAAAAAGAAAAAACCTGCGAATACCGAGGTTCTTTCTAGCCTGTCTTTACTTGATTTTTACCATTTCGCTTTGCAGAGTACAGGAGTTTGTCCGCTTTTTCAAAGAATGCTTCTTTACCCATGCCTGCATCGTATTCGTTAACCCCTATGCTAACAGTCACCCGTGATCCTTCCAATACACGGAATGAAATACATTGGATTTTACTTCGGATCCCTTCAATCAACTCGATCGTTCTTTCCATCGGTTTTCCGACAAAGAGCACAATGAATTCCTCTCCACCATAGCGTGCAGCAAAATCATCACTGGTGATCTCCTCCTGGATCAATTCCGCGATTTGTTTCAACACCTCATCACCAGCACGATGGCCATACGTGTCATTGACCTGTTTGAAATTGTCGAGGTCAAAGATCGCCATTTGGATTGAAAAATGATATTGCGAATGGTGTGCAAGCAGTTCGTTTAAGTATTGATGGAATGAGATTTGGTTATACATACCCGTTAAGGAATCGGTTTTCGACAGCTTTTCCATCAGTGTATTTTTTACGAGCAGATCCTGTTGGTCCTCTATTGACTGACGATAATGCTCGGTCAGTTCTAGCCCTCTTTCAGTGATTCCGATAACGGCCAGGGCAGCAATCGATAACATCGCCAGTAATGTGAAATGTTCAATGACACCGATACTACTCCTTAACATAGGATCAATGACGGAAAGTGTGGAATAGCTGACAATGGTCAACACAGTCGTGTATATGATGATCCTCTTTTTGAAATAAGCGCCAGAAGTAAGAATAGGCAAAAACAAAGCCGCTTTCACTATGATTAAATCGGGCCGGCTGTAGATGAAATTAAGCGCAATCAAAAGCCCAGCCGTGATGACGATAAAATCTTTTACAGGATTGTCCAACCGGACTGCAATCTCTGAACCCATGACGATCAAAGCCCCGATTACACCTGGAATAGCTACAAAATAGATCAGGTATTCTCCTAATGGTGCATCGGAGAAATTATAATTGATGAGCTTGATAATGATCGCTAAAAAAATAATCAACCAGTAGACATTGAGAATTTTCCGATTCAATTTTCGAGTATCAAGTTCCATCCGGCTCATGGGCCACCCCGCTTTGAGTAAAAGGCTCTGTTATTCTTCCGAAAATCCCAGCGATCCGTAAGCCTCCTCGCTCGTCCCTCGCTGTGGGGTCTTACCTGGCTCACTTTTCCAGCAGGAGTGTCGTGAATTTCTATTAAATAATATCCACCTTAAAATTCAACAAAACCTAGTAATAAGGAGATATCAGGATATAGACCAATACTCCTGTCAGGCTGACATAAAGCCATAAAGGCATTGTCCACCTTGCAATTTTACGGTGTTTTTCAACTTGCATGGTCAAACCACGGACTAGGGACAATAGTGCTAATGGAACGATGACTGCTGCTAAAATGATGTGGGTGATCAAAATGAAATAATAGATGTATTTTAATGGTCCTTCTCCGCCATATGAAGTTGATTCAGCTAGATAATGATACGAAACGTACGAGATTAAAAACAATGTTGTTGATGTGAATGCGGCAAATATGAAGCGGCGGTGCAGTTTGATGTTTTTACGCAGGATAAACCAAAGCGCTGCTAGTAAAAACACAAAAGTAAAACTATTGAAAACTGCATTCAATAATGGCAATACTGTGATGTCAAAGCCCGTTTCCCCCTCATACTCCGGTAAAAAGAAAAGGACAACGACCAATGCATTTATTAAAATCGATAGGAACACGACGAGTCCCGTGTAGCTTTTTTTATTTGTAGAAGATGGATTCTGATTCATGGTTTCTCTCCTATTCAGTAAAAGTTCTCTTTCAAGAATAAAAGATGTGTGAGCTGCGAGGCAACTTTTTGTCCATGAATCCACAAAAGGTTCAAATCTCACCCAATGATAAATTCATCTTTTCTTACTGATTCTTTCCAAATCTTCTAATACATCTTCTAATGCGAGTAGCTCATATATGATTGTCAGGCGTTGTGAGATATGTCGTTTTGTCCTTGAAGTTTCCGTATCATTACGGCGATCCCTCTCAGAAATGAATAAAGACTCAAGATCTTCTATCAACTTGTCATGTTGTTGTCTTACATCGTGTTCGGGATCCTTTAAGATAGCGGCAATTGATGCGGCGGAATTCATAATGGTCTGAGATTGGTCTGGTGGCAATTTTGCCTTCTCTATATTAAGATATAACAAATTCCCGAAATGATAAAGAATCTTTTGGAAATATTCCAATTTTTTGACAACCACCCCGAATTTCTGGATATCCTTCAAATTGTGTCTTCTGTATTTCCACTCCTCCCGTTGATATTGGGCAAGCGAAAATGTACGTTCTAAATCCTTGCTTAAGCGTTGATATTCGAGCAGCAGGCCTTTTGGGTTATTTCCTTCAATAAACTTTGTCAATAATTGACCCGAACCCTCATATAGTTCGTCCACTTTCTTGATAACCATTTCGTTATATTGCGGGGGAAGAATAATATAATTGATGATGGTCGAAACAACGAGCCCGATCAGCGTTGTGCTGAGTCTCACAAAAAAAGAGTTCACAAATTGGTCTTCCGTTTCTGCAATCATTGCAACAGCCGTCAACGTAGCAACCAACATCCCTGCATCGAGCCGTAATTTGTGACAGACCGCCAGTGTAAGCGTTGCGGCTAAGGCGTAAGCGAGTGAAGATTGCCCAAGCATTGATTCAAAAAGCATGGCAAAACCGGCACCAATCATTGCCGCTGGAAAACGGATCATTCCTTTTTTTATTGAATCGGATGCTGTCGGTTCAACTGTAACGATTGCTGTGATGACTGCAAATAGAGCTGGAAGATTGAAAATGTTACAGATCAGTGCTGTGACGAATGCTGCAAGACCTGTTTTAAGCACCCGGCCTCCAATCCATTTATTTATAGCGAATTTTTTCACTTTTCATCCATCCCGATACACAATTTGTTATCTATTGTACCAATACTAACGACACAGCTCCACCTGTCATTAAATTGCATCACGGAAATTAATGTAACCATTTGTGGCATTTTAAGCCTGTTAAAGGACTTGTTGATTATAAGCGAAATTTGCGACACTCCTGCGGGAAAAGCGAGCCAGGCGAGACCCCACTGTTTTTAAAAGGATCTTCGACTATAATAATGAACTTCGACTAAATACCACCACGTCCTATGGTGAACGTCGAAGCTCGCGGAAGTAGGTAAATGCAAGGAAGTGGTGTTCTAGCTCAGCGACCAGCCACTTGGATCACTTCAAACTTCCTGCGGCGATTGTCAGCCTCCTCGTCCGTTTTCCAGTGACCTACGTGACTAATCGGGTCGCTTCCGCTTTTCGTTTGCCCGCGGAAAGGGAGTGAATCTCGCAGAAATCAACAATAAAACCCTAACAGAGCAGTCATTTTTAAAAACCTTGAAATATTTTCTTTTTAATAGTTCCAAAGAATCCTAATATATGACAAAATAAATACAGGAGTCTGCTAAAAGTGAGGGAAGAAAATGTTTTGTTCGAATTGTGGAAATGAATTGCACACGTATGACCAATATTGTGAAACATGCGGAGCAAAACGCCTGGAAACAGTAGAGCCTACAAGAAAAGACATTAAACGTTGGCACTGGCTGACACCGCTCATAGCCTTCGTCATTACAGCCATCTGCCTATCAGGCTATTTTTATAGTGAACATAATAAGACAAATGCCGCGATGGAATCTTTTAAAAAAGGGGAAACAGCAGCACTCGAAAGTGAGTATAAGGAAGCTCGCAAACATTTCGAAGAAGCATTTACATTACGCTCAGAATTTCCAGCGGCAATAGAAAATAAAAAGCTTGTCAATTCCGCAATCGAAGCAAAGGAACGCTTACATATTGCAAGGAAACATCAAGAGGAACAAGAATTCAACAAGTCCTTTGAACAGATCGAGAAGGCTACCGAAATCGTCTCAGGATACTCGGGGAAAGTGGCCGATACGATCCAACTAGATATAAAGAATACAAGAATGCATGTAAATGTTGCTGAGATCAGATACGAAATGAACGGAAAAACGAAGCTTGAAGAGCTGGAGCCGCTCCTCATAAAAGCAGAAAAGTTCGATATTGAAGAAGCAGAAGAAATTGCCGAAGACCTCCGCAACCGGATTGCAAACATCGCCTATGCCCAAGCGAATGAACTACTGACAGACCATCAGTTCTCTGCTGCACTTGCCTCTGTAAAAAAAGGATTATACCACGAACCGAAGAACGAGAAGCTCATCAACTTGAAATCGACCATCCAGAATGAACAAGCCGCTTTCGAAAAGGCGGAGGAACATCGACTTGAACAAGCTCTCATTGCAGCCGCAGAAGAAAAAGAACGTAATATTAATGATGCTCTAGAGGTCATCTCTCTCAAAACGTCGTTGAATGAATTGGGAGACCTTGTCGTCAAAGGGACTGTCAAAAGCAAAGCTACCGTTCCAATCAACTCTATTCGTGTTTCTTATTCCTTAGTTGATAAGAAGAAAAAAGTATTTGATGAAAATGAAGTCTATATCTATCCTGATATTCTATATCCTGGCGAAAAAGGAACATTTGAATATACCCATTTTATGATCGATAAAAAGCTTGACGTTAAATTCAATCAAGCGAATTGGTATTTAAAATAAGCTCTCTGTTATTCTTTATGTTGATTCGCGAATTGCACTCCTTTTCCGCGGGCAAACGAAAAGCCGAAGCGAACCGATTAGGCACGTAGGTTACTGGAAAACTGACGAGGAGGCTGTCGCCGCCGCAAGAAGTTTGAAGGGATCCAAGTGACTGGTCGCTGAGCTAGAACACCACTTCCTTGCATTTACCTACTTCCGCG includes:
- a CDS encoding DUF6886 family protein: MSEYYHFSEEGQIKEFQPRKSPSFPEEPPYVWAIDRAHSPLYLFPRNCPRIAFWKNVRTKTEDTQTFNVDTRMVIVIENRWVERLKSGVLYQYTFGGDSFKCFDRNAGYYTSRSTVVPTSVQRLERLPQLLEKEGIEIRCLPTLKSLRYEIPSSTLSFSMIRMRNAIE
- a CDS encoding FdhF/YdeP family oxidoreductase — encoded protein: MGKTKHSGPMKLTKSPDPSLWASKVPFGLGKIKPHHIRDTVKVAWENKDNLPYATRILTQGVCDGCALGVAGLQDQTLQGPHLCTTRLNVLRLNTMSEMKPEVIHADIDELRKKSSTELRKLGRIPYPLIRKPGDKKFSRLSWDDALDLIAGKMKKLEPKQYGFYLTSRGITNESYYTAAKVARFLGTNNIDNASRICHSPSKTALTRSLGIGASSCNYKDWIGTDVLVFWGSVAANNQPVSTKYMYAAKRKGTKIIIINPYYEPSMEKYWIPSIAESALFGTKIADDVYQVNIGGDIAFMHGIMKHWFEMEEKAPGSAINHDFIREHVTGLAELKEKVQSYDWETLEKSSGLSKERIEELAIVLAKSNSAVFVWSMGLTQHRFGTDNVSQVANLALLQGFLGREHCGVMPIRGHSGVQGSGEMGADPFVLPGGGFTDQNVDRVEKVWGYTIPRWQGDIVGVSLENALLPEEHEHKLKLYYMSGGNFLETMPNPDFVKQCLESVDIRVHQDIIFNTSTFVDAKEAVVVLPAMTRYEQPGGGTSTSTERMVYFSPEIKGPRIEEARSEWQIYVDLAKRVKPEQAHLIDFKNAQEIRDEIAKAAPNYDGIQHLKEKGDVFQWGGAWLCEDGVCPTPDGKGNLIAMDLPELRKAEGHFYVTTRRGKQFNSMIYSDQDPFNQAERYDVLMNEEDGKKYGIEQGDAIVVYNKHGLFHGKARFVDVKPGNIQVHWPEGNVLIPKGVYEQFAGIPEYNTAVIVEKSETFHAQKDTKYLEKRIEELEMEVG
- a CDS encoding histidine phosphatase family protein yields the protein MTTIAFIRHGVTNWNLEARAQGQSDIPLNEEGIMQAKALGRRFEGGEWDTIYSSDLSRAKTTAEAVGEVLNLPVQTDERLRELHWGEMEGTNEEERIERWGENWKDLDLKFEKEESIVARIRSFMDEVLLKHPNERIIVVSHGALLNHLLKHLKNDFERCRFGNTSVSIFQFVDEKWDIKLLNCSEHLSTIEEREA
- a CDS encoding GGDEF domain-containing protein, which encodes MELDTRKLNRKILNVYWLIIFLAIIIKLINYNFSDAPLGEYLIYFVAIPGVIGALIVMGSEIAVRLDNPVKDFIVITAGLLIALNFIYSRPDLIIVKAALFLPILTSGAYFKKRIIIYTTVLTIVSYSTLSVIDPMLRSSIGVIEHFTLLAMLSIAALAVIGITERGLELTEHYRQSIEDQQDLLVKNTLMEKLSKTDSLTGMYNQISFHQYLNELLAHHSQYHFSIQMAIFDLDNFKQVNDTYGHRAGDEVLKQIAELIQEEITSDDFAARYGGEEFIVLFVGKPMERTIELIEGIRSKIQCISFRVLEGSRVTVSIGVNEYDAGMGKEAFFEKADKLLYSAKRNGKNQVKTG
- a CDS encoding amidase family protein produces the protein MRESYKLRNEDWLERATILEIQKAMNNGELSSLQLVSRCLEYITKNNHAGANLDAVLEVNPEALQIAETLDAERKLKGMRGLLHGVPVLLKDNIGTADLMHTSAGSLALADHYAEEDATVARKLREAGAVILGKANMTEWANFMSLSMKNGYSSRGGQVLNPYGSHFDVGGSSSGSAVAVSAHFSTLAIGTETSGSILSPASQNNVVGIKPTVGLISRAGIIPLSHSQDTAGPIARSVTDAAILLGALTGQDQKDTITQTSIERSYHDYTSFLNANALHGARIGVAHSLYIDILPDPQRKVMDNAIEHIREAGATIIELESISPMESDHTWDYNVLKYEFKSDLNAYLSKLPSISPVHSLSDVIRFNEEHQNRALKYGQDILIESDKTSGTLTEPDYIESRLRDLQLSRTRGIDVVMAEHQLDALLFPNSNGAGVTAKAGYPSIAVPGGFTEEGKPVGVVFSGLAFSEPSLIGLAYAYEQATKHRKAPELT
- a CDS encoding MOSC domain-containing protein is translated as MHAGTVKELIRYPVKSMQGEFLSAIRVHDYGVEGDRIFAWEKNNKPGSHLTISDSPFLLEYDVKLEEEGTLVFIKEGERFEEGNLKVHKDLEDKAGMSISLVHTDPEGPGPSYWDSPLLLTYKESLKELKKLCNREEMDMLRFRPNLVMDLGEAKPFAEESWIGKDIKINDVILHVEKGCERCAYVNVDAKTQEVDTNVLKTVVKENKQIFGVYASVKKTGTINVDDRIEVL
- a CDS encoding YitT family protein, producing MKSFIIRLISFVLGLSLISLGVSLTIKAELGTGAWDALNVGLSKTIGLTVGSWVFIVGIVLIILNAILLRTRPDVLAVITIFLAGVFIDSWLLLVFDQFNTSGLVQQIIIFVVGMVIIAFGISVYLQAKFPLIPIDKLMLAIQERLGVSMGVAKTIGELSALVVAFLFSGPIGLGTLIVTFTIGPLVQLFAPPVQKFQQRLQS